The Candidatus Nanosynbacter featherlites DNA window CAACTTTCACCTCTTCAAGATTTGCCAGCTCTGGCTGATAGTTTGGATCAAGGCCGTGTTGTTTCCAAACGTGCGCCCAGATGTTGCCATCATCAAGTCGTCGCCAGCTTGGTATGGTCAACTTCTCGGTTGTATTATTATGAGTGAACTCCACGACAGCGTCTGGTTTCCAGACTGAGGTTGCTGCTAATTGATTAACTTCTTGGCTCTGTTGACTGGCCTGTAAGCCACCCCATATCAGCAGCCCGCTAAACGTTACCCATGCAGATAATACGAATGCCAGCCCTGCCCGCCCAGCTGATAGTTTCATGACGACGTCTCCTTTTGCTTCAGTTCATTTTGTGCTTTTTCTAGATATGGTAATGCTTCTTCCAGGGTTAAGCCGGACTGGTGCAGCGCGCCAGCGAGTTCACGGCCGACGTAACGGAAATGCCAGGCTTCGTATTGATAACCAACGATTGATTGTTTGCCTTCTGGATAGCGCAGGATGAAGCCGTATTCGTGAGCATGGGCCGCCAACCATTTCCCTGCTTTGGTGTTTTTGAAACAATCGTCCACCCAGCACCTGCCGTCTGGCGAGCCAAAGTCTAGAGCTAAGCCGGATTGATGTTCGCTATAGCCAGGTCGGGCACTAAATCGTGCTGCCTGTGCTTCACCAACTTGACGGGCGTATCGGTTAAATAGCCCGACTTGCGTCTGATAGCTGCGATATCCACTCCCCAGGCGTACTGGTGAGCCAGCGCTTTCGGCTGCTGCCATCAATGCTTTTAGATCTGGCATAATCGCTGCTCGTAGAGATCGCTCTTCTGGCCCCCTACCTGGCAGGGTCGGTACATCTGCGGTTTGCAGGTCGCTCGGCACATAGGTTGGCTGCTTGAAGCCGCGCGTTTGGTTGACGATTTGCCAGATACTGCCGTCGGCTTGGTAGTCCTCTTGTCTGGCTGAAATTGGCGTAGCTCCAGGCAGCGCGACCTGGACCTCTTTTGGTGCTGGTGCCGGTGCTGATTCGACGGCGGGCTTTTCCTGGATTTGGCCTGGTGTGTTGTCTACTGGCTTCCTTTCGTATTGGTTATTGAGATACAGCAAATAAGCAACACCAAGACACGCCAAAACGGCGCTTCCCCATTTGATCAGTTCTTTCCAAGGAAATTGTCTTTGAATTTTCATGCATTACCTCTAGATATTTTCTATTATAGCAGACTTACGGAAACCATAAGCAATATATTTATACATTTTTATTGACAAATACAAAAGTTTGTGCTAATATGGACCGTAACAACCGGTGAGAAATAGTAAGGTTGAGGAGGAAACAATGAATAAAATAGTAAAGAGAGTACTTTTGGCTGGCTCTATTACTGCCGCAATTATCGGTGGTATTTGGTATGCTACGCCTTCTGATGCCGTCGGCTGTTCAGATATCAAGATCGTTCGTTGTGGTACTATGACTCATAGTGCCATGAAGTCGGCTTATCACAGCGACAGCGAAGTCCGTGGTATTTACAACTACTTCGGCATTACACAATCAATGGTTGAGGGCGCTGGTATGCACGAAGGTGTGGCAGACGCTTCAAACAACACCGTTACAGTGAACGGTCGTGTCGTAGCAACGAATGCAAAAACCATTCAGCGCCGTCACGTTAACTACACCAACCCAATCAACTACCAGCAAATTGGTGGTAAATCATACCCAAGCTACTTGATTCGTCACAGCTTTATGCCAGTGGCAAGTAAGAAGCCAGTGTTTGTATGGTTGGACGGTAATGGTAAATTCGTTCAGGCAGTTATCAAGGACTGTGGTAACCCACTTTGGGGTGAACCAACACCTCCACCAACACCAGCTCCAAAGCCAGTATTGACGTGTGACGCATTGAGCGCGCAAAAAGTCGCTGGTACCCGCAACAAGTTCGCCTTTGCTGCGACTGCAACTGCAAAGAATGGTGCAAGCATTAGTAGCTATACTTTCGACTTTGGCGATGGCCAAAAGACAACTGGTAGCAGCAACAAGGCTGAGCACACCTACACAAAGGCTGGTACTTACACTGCAACTGTTACCATCAACAATGGCGTAACCAGCCAAAACTGTAAAGTTACCATCACGGTGACTGAAGAGCCAAAAATTCAAGTTTGTGACTTGAAGACTGACACAATTGTCACTATCAAAGAAAGTGAATACGACACAAGCAAACACTCAAAGAACTTTGCTGACTGTGAAAAAGTCAAGGTTTGTGACACCAAAACTGGTGAGATCATAACCGTACGCAAGAGTGAAGAAAACAAGGAAGGTTACTCAAAGAACGAAGAAGACTGTAAGGTTAAAGTCTGTGACATCAAGACCAAGCAGATCATCAGCGTCTGGACTAAGGACCAAAAGAACGAGGGATACGCATCAGTGGACAGCGACGCATGTAAGCCAAGCACTCCTCCGACTACCCCTCCTGCTCCTAAGCAACCTACCCCACCAGCTCCAACAACAACTGAGTTGCCACGAACTGGTACGACTGACGCGCTCCTTTCAATCTTTGGTCTCGGCTCACTTGCTGCTTCTGCCGTTGCCTACATCGTAAGCCGCCGCCAATAATCTGAGCGCTTACTAACACTAAAAGCACCCGGACAACTCGGGTGCTTTTTTGTGGGCTAGAGTTCTATACTGACTGGACAGTGATCGGAACCCAGTTGCTCAGGGTGGATGCGTGCTTGTTTGATGGACGGTGCTAGTTCTTGGCTTACCAGCCAATAGTCAATGCGCCAACCAACGTTTCGGGCTCTGGCATTGGCCCAGTGTGTCCACCAAGTGTAAGCGTCTGCTGTTGTTGGATGGTGTGCGCGAAACACATCGACAAAACCAGCGTTCAGATACGCCTGAAAGCCGGCTCGTTCCTCGTCGGTAAAGCCGTGCTTACCGACGTTATCTTTGGGTCTGGCAAGGTCGATGTCTTGATGGGCCACGTTCATGTCGCCGCAGTACAGTACTGGCTTGGCGGCGCCGTAACGTCCCTGCTCCAGCCCTTTGAGATATTCTAGACAAGCTGGATCCCACCGGTCATGACGCAGGCTGAGGCGGCTGAGGTCGCCTTTGGAATTTGGCGTATAGCATGTAACTAGCCAAAACCCGTCAAACTCAGCAGCGATGATACGCCCCTCATCATTGGGGTTGCCATACTCGTCGGCGGATAGGTTGTATTTGTCGGCGATGTCCGCCGGGAAGCCGTCAAGATAGTTCAGCGCTGGTTGCTTTGAAAATAT harbors:
- a CDS encoding M15 family metallopeptidase, producing the protein MKIQRQFPWKELIKWGSAVLACLGVAYLLYLNNQYERKPVDNTPGQIQEKPAVESAPAPAPKEVQVALPGATPISARQEDYQADGSIWQIVNQTRGFKQPTYVPSDLQTADVPTLPGRGPEERSLRAAIMPDLKALMAAAESAGSPVRLGSGYRSYQTQVGLFNRYARQVGEAQAARFSARPGYSEHQSGLALDFGSPDGRCWVDDCFKNTKAGKWLAAHAHEYGFILRYPEGKQSIVGYQYEAWHFRYVGRELAGALHQSGLTLEEALPYLEKAQNELKQKETSS
- a CDS encoding PKD domain-containing protein, with the protein product MNKIVKRVLLAGSITAAIIGGIWYATPSDAVGCSDIKIVRCGTMTHSAMKSAYHSDSEVRGIYNYFGITQSMVEGAGMHEGVADASNNTVTVNGRVVATNAKTIQRRHVNYTNPINYQQIGGKSYPSYLIRHSFMPVASKKPVFVWLDGNGKFVQAVIKDCGNPLWGEPTPPPTPAPKPVLTCDALSAQKVAGTRNKFAFAATATAKNGASISSYTFDFGDGQKTTGSSNKAEHTYTKAGTYTATVTINNGVTSQNCKVTITVTEEPKIQVCDLKTDTIVTIKESEYDTSKHSKNFADCEKVKVCDTKTGEIITVRKSEENKEGYSKNEEDCKVKVCDIKTKQIISVWTKDQKNEGYASVDSDACKPSTPPTTPPAPKQPTPPAPTTTELPRTGTTDALLSIFGLGSLAASAVAYIVSRRQ
- a CDS encoding exodeoxyribonuclease III; protein product: MKLFSWNVNGIRAVLNKGEFATFIETYGPDIICLQETKAQRGQVELDLPQFYEHFYSAAKKGYSGTAIFSKQPALNYLDGFPADIADKYNLSADEYGNPNDEGRIIAAEFDGFWLVTCYTPNSKGDLSRLSLRHDRWDPACLEYLKGLEQGRYGAAKPVLYCGDMNVAHQDIDLARPKDNVGKHGFTDEERAGFQAYLNAGFVDVFRAHHPTTADAYTWWTHWANARARNVGWRIDYWLVSQELAPSIKQARIHPEQLGSDHCPVSIEL